From Citricoccus sp. SGAir0253, a single genomic window includes:
- a CDS encoding heme o synthase codes for MPSTLDAQSAGTTTPSGVRSETRKLGFGRKAAAYVALTKPRVMELLLVTTLPTMIFAQRGFPDLLTMVATMVGGALAAGSSAAFNCYIDRDIDKVMKRTENRPLVTGELTPREALVFSWTIGVVSILILGLGTNLLAAGLGVAAIFFYVVVYSLVLKRRTEQNIVWGGIAGCFPVLIAWAAVRGTVEWPAIVLFLIIFLWTPPHYWPLSLKYKKDYQQAEVPMLGAVASARVVSSQVVLYAWATVACSLLLVPLGWAGIVYTAVAVVAGGWFVYECHVLYARAQRPDYDDKKAMKVFHLSITYLTLVFVALAVDPFVGEPLMPVPGIPA; via the coding sequence ATGCCCAGCACCCTTGATGCCCAGTCCGCCGGGACCACCACGCCGTCCGGCGTCCGTTCCGAGACCCGGAAGCTGGGCTTCGGGCGGAAGGCCGCGGCCTACGTGGCCCTGACCAAGCCGCGCGTCATGGAGCTGCTGCTGGTCACCACGCTGCCCACCATGATCTTCGCCCAGCGGGGCTTCCCGGACCTGCTGACCATGGTCGCCACCATGGTGGGCGGGGCCCTGGCCGCCGGGTCCTCCGCGGCCTTCAACTGCTACATCGACCGCGACATCGACAAGGTCATGAAGCGTACCGAGAACCGGCCGCTCGTCACGGGCGAGCTGACCCCGCGGGAGGCCCTCGTCTTCTCCTGGACGATCGGCGTGGTCTCGATCCTCATCCTCGGGCTCGGGACGAACCTGCTGGCCGCCGGCCTCGGCGTGGCCGCGATCTTCTTCTACGTGGTGGTCTACAGTCTCGTGCTCAAGCGCCGCACCGAGCAGAACATCGTGTGGGGCGGGATCGCCGGCTGCTTCCCCGTGCTCATCGCCTGGGCGGCCGTGCGCGGGACCGTGGAGTGGCCCGCGATCGTACTGTTCCTCATCATCTTCCTGTGGACCCCGCCGCACTACTGGCCGCTGTCCCTGAAGTACAAGAAGGACTACCAGCAGGCCGAGGTGCCCATGCTCGGGGCCGTGGCCTCGGCCCGCGTGGTGTCCAGCCAGGTGGTCCTCTACGCCTGGGCGACCGTGGCGTGCTCGCTGCTGCTCGTCCCGCTCGGCTGGGCCGGCATCGTCTACACGGCGGTCGCCGTGGTGGCCGGCGGCTGGTTCGTGTACGAGTGCCACGTGCTCTACGCGCGGGCGCAGCGCCCGGACTACGACGACAAGAAGGCCATGAAGGTCTTCCACCTCTCCATCACGTACTTGACGCTCG
- the tkt gene encoding transketolase, with amino-acid sequence MTSVPASTTGTATQGQSPLRRQSPAREYTYSDLDRAAVDTLRVLAADAVEKVGNGHPGTAISLAPVAWQLYQNVMHLDPSDPTWAGRDRFILSAGHTSLTQYLQLFAAGAGIELEDLQSLRTWGSKTPGHPEYGHTDGVEITTGPLGQGLASAVGFAYAQRRLRGLLDPEAPVGTSPFDHHVFVIASDGDMQEGVTSEASSLAGHQELGSLVVIYDDNEISIEDDTDVAFSEDVAARYRAYGWHVQTVDWLSTGEYAEDTRALYDAIAAAKAETGAPSLICLRTVIGWPSPGKKDTGAIHGSKLGDDELRALKEVLGFDPEHSFAVDDAVLAHARGLGDRSAAYRETWEAAYRAWREDNPDRAALYDRLSAGRLPEGFAEAFPSFEADFDARFGGGAKGLATRAASGTVLSALAPVMPELWGGSADLAGSNNTTMDGADSFIPASRQTSTWKGGPYGRTLHFGVREHAAGAIVNGISLGSLLRAYSGTFLIFSDYQRPAIRIGALMGTPAIYVWTHDSIGLGEDGPTHQPVEQLASLRAIPGLAVVRPADANEVSWAWRTILERTDGPAGIVLSRQNLPVFPRGEQGFSAAEGTARGAYVLLEATDAAGEAVEPRAILIGTGSEVQLAVEARHALQAEGIPTRVVSAPCLEWFDAQDEAYRTEVLPDNGAVRVSVEAGIAQGWAKYIGVRGAHVSLEHFGASADYQTLYREFGITAGAVAAAARDLLEN; translated from the coding sequence GTGACCTCAGTCCCGGCATCCACCACCGGAACCGCCACGCAGGGGCAGTCCCCCCTGCGGCGACAGTCCCCCGCCCGCGAGTACACGTACTCCGACCTGGACCGCGCGGCCGTGGACACGCTGCGCGTCCTCGCCGCCGACGCCGTGGAGAAGGTCGGCAACGGCCACCCCGGCACGGCGATCTCGCTGGCCCCGGTCGCCTGGCAGCTGTACCAGAACGTCATGCACCTGGACCCGTCCGACCCCACGTGGGCCGGCCGCGACCGCTTCATCCTCTCCGCCGGCCACACCTCCCTGACCCAGTACCTGCAGCTGTTCGCCGCCGGCGCCGGGATCGAGCTGGAGGACCTGCAGTCCCTGCGCACGTGGGGCTCCAAGACCCCGGGGCACCCGGAGTACGGCCACACCGACGGCGTCGAGATCACCACCGGGCCGCTGGGCCAGGGGCTCGCCTCCGCCGTGGGCTTCGCCTACGCGCAGCGCCGCCTGCGCGGCCTGCTGGACCCGGAGGCGCCCGTGGGCACCAGCCCGTTCGACCACCACGTCTTCGTCATCGCCTCGGACGGCGACATGCAGGAGGGCGTCACCTCGGAGGCCTCCTCCCTCGCGGGGCACCAGGAGCTCGGCAGCCTCGTGGTGATCTACGACGACAACGAGATCTCCATCGAGGACGACACGGACGTCGCCTTCAGCGAGGACGTGGCCGCCCGCTACCGCGCCTACGGCTGGCACGTGCAGACCGTGGACTGGCTGTCCACGGGCGAGTACGCCGAGGACACCCGCGCCCTGTACGACGCGATCGCCGCGGCCAAGGCGGAGACGGGCGCCCCCTCCCTCATCTGCCTGCGGACCGTGATCGGCTGGCCTTCCCCGGGCAAGAAGGACACGGGGGCCATCCACGGCTCCAAGCTCGGCGACGACGAGCTGCGGGCGCTCAAGGAGGTCCTCGGCTTCGACCCGGAGCACTCCTTCGCCGTCGACGACGCCGTCCTGGCCCACGCGCGCGGGCTCGGGGACCGCTCGGCCGCCTACCGCGAGACGTGGGAGGCCGCCTACCGCGCCTGGCGCGAGGACAACCCGGACCGGGCGGCCCTGTACGACCGCCTCTCCGCCGGCCGCCTGCCGGAGGGCTTCGCCGAGGCCTTCCCGTCCTTCGAGGCGGACTTCGACGCGAGGTTCGGCGGCGGGGCCAAGGGCCTGGCCACCCGGGCCGCCTCGGGCACGGTGCTCTCCGCGCTCGCCCCGGTGATGCCGGAACTGTGGGGCGGCTCGGCCGACCTGGCCGGGTCCAACAACACCACGATGGACGGCGCGGACTCCTTCATCCCCGCCTCCCGGCAGACGAGCACGTGGAAGGGCGGGCCCTACGGCCGGACCCTGCACTTCGGGGTCCGCGAGCACGCCGCCGGCGCCATCGTCAACGGCATCTCGCTGGGCTCGCTGCTGCGCGCCTACTCGGGCACGTTCCTGATCTTCTCCGACTACCAGCGCCCCGCCATCCGCATCGGCGCGCTCATGGGCACCCCGGCGATCTACGTGTGGACGCACGACTCGATCGGCCTGGGCGAGGACGGCCCGACCCACCAGCCGGTCGAGCAGCTCGCGAGCCTGCGGGCCATCCCGGGTCTGGCCGTCGTCCGCCCGGCGGACGCCAACGAGGTCTCGTGGGCCTGGCGCACCATCCTCGAGCGCACCGACGGCCCGGCGGGCATCGTCCTGTCCCGCCAGAACCTGCCCGTGTTCCCCCGCGGGGAGCAGGGCTTCTCCGCCGCGGAGGGCACGGCCCGGGGCGCCTACGTGCTCCTCGAGGCCACGGACGCCGCCGGCGAGGCCGTGGAGCCGCGGGCCATCCTCATCGGCACCGGCTCGGAGGTCCAGCTGGCGGTCGAGGCCCGGCACGCCCTGCAGGCCGAGGGCATCCCCACGCGCGTGGTGTCCGCCCCCTGCCTCGAGTGGTTCGACGCCCAGGACGAGGCGTACCGCACCGAGGTGCTCCCGGACAACGGTGCCGTGCGCGTCTCCGTGGAGGCCGGCATCGCCCAGGGCTGGGCGAAGTACATCGGCGTGCGCGGCGCGCACGTCTCGCTCGAGCACTTCGGCGCCTCGGCCGACTACCAGACCCTGTACCGCGAGTTCGGGATCACGGCCGGGGCCGTGGCCGCCGCGGCGCGGGACCTGCTCGAGAACTGA
- the tal gene encoding transaldolase — MTEQNPNTRALAEAGVSIWLDDLSRDRIDSGNLRELIGTRNVTGVTTNPSIFANALRDGGPYAEQLAGLAAQGADVDRAVFELTTRDVQAACDVFAPVHEATGGVDGRVSIEVDPRSARDAGATVAEARELAAAVDRPNVLVKIPATVEGLEAITATLAAGISVNVTLIFSLARYREVLNAWLLGLEQARAAGHDLSSLHSVASFFVSRVDTEVDRRLRESGAEGVEELTGRAGLANARLAHRIFTETLDTERWRLLESAGARPQRPLWASTGTKDPALPDTLYVTGLVAPGTVNTMPEKTLEALAEHGEVTGDTVTGTGEESDRVLDAIGHAGVDYDDVVRVLEEEGLEKFVTSWNELLATVRAALQHAATH, encoded by the coding sequence ATGACCGAACAGAACCCCAACACCCGGGCACTGGCCGAGGCCGGCGTCTCCATCTGGCTGGACGACCTGTCCCGGGACCGCATCGACTCGGGGAACCTCCGCGAGCTGATCGGGACCCGCAACGTCACGGGCGTGACCACGAACCCGTCCATCTTCGCGAACGCCCTCCGGGACGGCGGCCCCTACGCCGAGCAGCTGGCCGGGCTGGCAGCCCAGGGCGCGGACGTGGACCGGGCCGTCTTCGAGCTCACCACCCGTGACGTCCAGGCCGCCTGCGACGTGTTCGCCCCGGTCCACGAGGCGACCGGCGGCGTGGACGGGCGGGTCTCCATCGAGGTGGACCCCCGCTCCGCCCGCGACGCGGGCGCGACGGTGGCGGAGGCCCGCGAGCTGGCCGCGGCGGTGGACCGGCCCAACGTGCTCGTGAAGATCCCGGCCACCGTGGAGGGGCTCGAGGCCATCACGGCCACCCTCGCGGCGGGCATCAGCGTCAACGTGACCCTGATCTTCTCCCTGGCGCGCTACCGCGAGGTCCTCAACGCGTGGCTGCTCGGCCTCGAGCAGGCCCGCGCGGCCGGCCACGACCTGTCCAGCCTCCACTCGGTGGCCAGCTTCTTCGTGTCGCGCGTGGACACCGAGGTGGACCGCCGGCTGCGCGAGTCCGGCGCCGAGGGCGTGGAGGAGCTCACCGGCAGGGCGGGACTGGCGAACGCCCGGCTCGCCCACCGCATCTTCACCGAGACGCTGGACACGGAGCGCTGGCGGCTGCTCGAGTCCGCCGGGGCCCGTCCCCAGCGGCCGCTGTGGGCCTCCACGGGCACCAAGGACCCCGCACTGCCGGACACCCTCTACGTCACGGGCCTCGTGGCCCCGGGCACGGTCAACACCATGCCGGAGAAGACCCTGGAGGCCCTCGCCGAGCACGGCGAGGTTACCGGGGACACGGTCACGGGCACCGGCGAGGAGTCCGACCGCGTCCTGGACGCGATCGGGCACGCGGGCGTCGACTACGACGACGTCGTCCGGGTCCTCGAGGAGGAGGGCCTCGAGAAGTTCGTCACCAGCTGGAACGAGCTGCTCGCCACCGTCCGCGCCGCCCTGCAGCACGCCGCCACCCACTAG
- a CDS encoding glucose-6-phosphate isomerase gives MSSLGLQATGAALEAIDRHVPGLVEDRVASRLAAQDATLWGPEAEQEASRRLGWMDPFAAARELLPRLGALRAELAAGGITRVVLAGMGGSSLAPEVIAASAGVPLTVLDSTDPEMVGNVLAAGVKDTVLVVSSKSGSTVETDSQRRVFEQAFRDAGVDPAAHVVVVTDPGSPLEQSAREAGYRVFTADPTVGGRYSALTAFGVVPTALAGVDVARLLDEAEETLEVLAADDEDNPGLQLGAAMAGTEPLRDKLVFSDEGSGLVGLADWAEQLIAESTGKQGTGVLPVVVDAGDPETASAADDLLQVRLVPDPDDGVDPGADDGPAPHAVAVFGSLGAQLLLWEVATAVAGRILGINPFDQPDVEAAKAAARGLLDATPEPAAPDAVLDCVEVTGPAAVVAAGDAPGVLAAVAGLVPEHGYLAVQAYLDRLGYPELETLRPVLARLSGRPVTFGWGPRFLHSTGQYHKGGPEAAVFLQVTADSDVDLAIPGRPYTFGQLIAAQAAGDAAVLREHGLTVVRLHLTERGQGIAQLLNGFRGA, from the coding sequence ATGAGTTCGCTCGGACTGCAGGCCACCGGCGCCGCGCTCGAGGCCATCGACCGCCACGTGCCCGGACTGGTCGAGGACCGCGTCGCCAGCCGGCTGGCCGCGCAGGACGCGACCCTGTGGGGCCCGGAGGCCGAGCAGGAGGCCTCGAGGCGGCTGGGCTGGATGGACCCGTTCGCCGCCGCGCGGGAGCTGCTGCCCCGCCTCGGGGCGCTGCGGGCCGAGCTGGCCGCCGGCGGCATCACCCGCGTGGTGCTCGCCGGCATGGGCGGGTCCTCGCTCGCGCCCGAGGTCATCGCGGCCTCGGCCGGGGTGCCGCTGACCGTGCTGGACTCGACCGACCCGGAGATGGTGGGCAACGTCCTGGCCGCCGGCGTCAAGGACACCGTGCTCGTGGTCTCCTCCAAGTCGGGCTCCACCGTGGAGACCGACTCCCAGCGCCGCGTGTTCGAGCAGGCGTTCCGGGACGCCGGGGTGGACCCCGCGGCGCACGTGGTGGTCGTGACGGACCCGGGCTCCCCCCTCGAGCAGTCCGCCCGAGAGGCCGGCTACCGCGTGTTCACGGCCGACCCCACGGTCGGCGGGCGGTACTCCGCACTCACCGCGTTCGGCGTGGTCCCCACGGCGCTGGCCGGGGTGGACGTGGCCCGGCTGCTGGACGAGGCCGAGGAGACCCTCGAGGTCCTGGCCGCGGACGACGAGGACAACCCCGGACTGCAGCTGGGCGCCGCGATGGCCGGCACCGAGCCGCTGCGGGACAAGCTCGTGTTCTCCGACGAGGGCTCCGGGCTGGTCGGCCTCGCCGACTGGGCCGAGCAGCTCATCGCCGAGTCCACGGGCAAGCAGGGCACCGGCGTGCTCCCCGTGGTGGTGGACGCGGGCGACCCCGAGACGGCCTCCGCCGCGGACGACCTGCTGCAGGTGCGCCTCGTGCCGGATCCCGACGACGGCGTGGACCCCGGGGCGGACGACGGCCCGGCCCCGCACGCCGTGGCGGTCTTCGGCTCCCTCGGCGCTCAACTGCTGCTGTGGGAGGTCGCCACGGCGGTCGCCGGCCGCATCCTCGGCATCAACCCCTTCGACCAGCCCGACGTCGAGGCCGCCAAGGCGGCCGCCCGCGGGCTGCTCGACGCCACCCCGGAGCCCGCAGCGCCCGACGCGGTGCTGGACTGCGTGGAGGTCACCGGACCGGCCGCCGTCGTGGCCGCCGGGGACGCGCCCGGGGTGCTGGCCGCCGTCGCCGGCCTGGTCCCGGAGCACGGGTACCTGGCGGTCCAGGCCTACCTCGACCGCCTCGGCTACCCCGAGCTCGAGACCCTGCGCCCGGTGCTGGCCCGGCTGTCCGGCCGCCCCGTGACCTTCGGCTGGGGTCCGCGCTTCCTGCACTCCACGGGCCAGTACCACAAGGGCGGCCCGGAGGCGGCCGTGTTCCTGCAGGTCACGGCCGACTCGGACGTGGACCTGGCCATCCCCGGACGGCCGTACACCTTCGGCCAGCTCATCGCCGCCCAGGCGGCGGGCGACGCGGCCGTGCTCCGCGAGCACGGGCTGACGGTGGTGCGCCTGCACCTGACCGAGCGGGGCCAGGGCATCGCCCAGCTGCTCAACGGGTTCCGCGGTGCCTGA
- the zwf gene encoding glucose-6-phosphate dehydrogenase, which yields MPDSLRRNPLRDPRDRRLTRIAGPSALVLFGVTGDLARKKLLPAIYDLANRGLLPPGFSLVGFGRRDWDDEEFTAYVRASVEASSRTGWNDSVWDQLRGGFRFVSGGFDDQAAYERLGETLTALEASRGTGGNTVFYLSIPPDWFEEVSQQLADHGLAGRHHDSGTRPSPARSGSTGRPWRRVVIEKPFGHDLASARELNEVIEQVFVPDAVFRIDHYLGKETVQNILALRFANRLFEPLWNSNHVDHVQITMAEDIGIGGRAGYYDGVGAARDVIQNHLLQLLALTAMEEPISFDADHLRAEKEKVLAAVEVPSDLGAASARGQYTGGWQGGERVTGFLEEEGFNPGSTTETYAALRLGIRTRRWDGVPFYLRAGKRLGRRVTEIAVVFKRAPNLLFPGHGEDEFGQNTIVVRVQPDEGVTIRFASKVPGTQAEVRDVTMDFGYGHAFTEDSPEAYERLILDVLLGEPPLFPRQEEVELSWAILDPFEEFWASLPGQPEPYDPGSWGPRSADELMARDGRAWRRP from the coding sequence GTGCCTGACTCCCTGCGCCGCAATCCCCTCCGCGACCCCCGCGACCGCCGCCTGACCCGGATCGCCGGGCCCTCCGCGCTCGTGCTCTTCGGCGTCACCGGTGACCTGGCGCGCAAGAAGCTGCTGCCGGCCATCTACGACCTGGCCAACCGCGGCCTGCTGCCGCCCGGGTTCTCGCTCGTGGGCTTCGGCCGCCGCGACTGGGACGACGAGGAGTTCACGGCCTACGTGCGCGCCTCGGTGGAGGCCTCCTCCCGCACCGGCTGGAACGACAGCGTCTGGGACCAGCTGCGCGGCGGCTTCCGGTTCGTCTCGGGCGGCTTCGACGACCAGGCCGCCTACGAGCGGCTCGGCGAGACGCTCACCGCCCTGGAGGCCTCCCGGGGCACGGGCGGCAACACGGTGTTCTACCTGTCCATCCCGCCGGACTGGTTCGAGGAGGTCAGCCAGCAGTTGGCCGACCACGGACTGGCCGGGCGGCACCACGACTCGGGGACCCGGCCCTCCCCTGCCCGGTCCGGGTCCACCGGCCGGCCGTGGCGACGCGTGGTCATCGAGAAGCCCTTCGGGCATGACCTGGCCAGCGCCCGCGAGCTCAACGAGGTGATCGAGCAGGTGTTCGTGCCGGACGCCGTGTTCCGGATCGACCACTACCTGGGCAAGGAGACCGTCCAGAACATCCTGGCCCTGCGGTTCGCCAACCGCCTGTTCGAGCCGCTGTGGAACTCCAACCACGTGGACCACGTGCAGATCACCATGGCCGAGGACATCGGCATCGGCGGCCGCGCCGGGTACTACGACGGCGTGGGCGCGGCGCGCGACGTCATCCAGAACCACCTGTTGCAGCTGCTGGCCCTGACCGCGATGGAGGAGCCCATCTCCTTCGACGCGGACCACCTGCGCGCCGAGAAGGAGAAGGTGCTCGCCGCCGTCGAGGTGCCCTCGGACCTGGGCGCCGCCTCGGCCCGCGGGCAGTACACGGGCGGCTGGCAGGGCGGCGAGCGGGTCACCGGGTTCCTCGAGGAGGAGGGCTTCAACCCCGGCTCCACGACCGAGACGTACGCGGCCCTGCGGCTGGGCATCCGCACGCGCCGCTGGGACGGCGTGCCGTTCTACCTGCGGGCGGGCAAGCGCCTGGGCCGCCGGGTCACGGAGATCGCCGTCGTCTTCAAGCGCGCCCCCAACCTGCTGTTCCCCGGGCACGGGGAGGACGAGTTCGGCCAGAACACGATCGTGGTGCGCGTCCAGCCGGACGAGGGCGTCACGATCCGCTTCGCCTCGAAGGTGCCCGGCACCCAGGCGGAGGTGCGGGACGTGACCATGGACTTCGGCTACGGGCACGCCTTCACGGAGGACAGCCCCGAGGCCTACGAGCGGCTCATCCTGGACGTGCTGCTCGGGGAGCCGCCGCTGTTCCCCCGCCAGGAGGAGGTGGAGCTCTCCTGGGCCATCCTCGACCCGTTCGAGGAGTTCTGGGCCTCGCTGCCCGGCCAGCCCGAGCCCTACGACCCCGGCAGCTGGGGGCCGCGGTCGGCCGACGAGCTGATGGCGCGCGACGGCCGCGCGTGGAGGAGGCCCTGA
- a CDS encoding glucose-6-phosphate dehydrogenase assembly protein OpcA, producing MIIDLKDTTTSRVAKEMNRLREAGGVVALGRVLTLIISTSGDYVEHSIRAANLASREHPCRIIVIAAGDPDAPTALDAQIRVGGDAGASDVVVLHGSGSNAVESESLIGALLLPDAPIVVWWPHDAPAVPADSSLGRIAHRRITDTATADVPRQALMRLRQTYRAGDTDLSWTRLTGWRIQLAAILDTLDPAEVRSVTVDGAEDSPSTLLLAAWLTRCLAVPVTMAHADAGRGMRSVRLRRDAGDIVLSRPVGDIASLYQQGRPIQHIPLPRRSDQDCLAEELRRLDPDEVFGDVVTNGLPLTDLKAVLPSDR from the coding sequence ATGATCATCGACCTCAAGGACACCACCACCTCGAGGGTGGCCAAGGAGATGAACCGGTTGCGCGAGGCCGGCGGCGTCGTCGCCCTGGGCCGCGTGCTGACCCTGATCATCTCCACCTCCGGGGACTACGTGGAGCACTCGATCCGCGCCGCCAACCTCGCCAGCCGCGAGCACCCGTGCCGCATCATCGTCATCGCGGCCGGCGACCCGGACGCGCCGACGGCCCTCGACGCCCAGATCCGCGTGGGCGGCGACGCCGGCGCCTCGGACGTGGTGGTGCTGCACGGCTCCGGCTCGAACGCCGTGGAGTCCGAGTCCCTCATCGGGGCGCTGCTGCTGCCGGACGCGCCGATCGTGGTGTGGTGGCCGCACGACGCCCCGGCGGTCCCCGCCGACTCCTCCCTCGGCCGGATCGCCCACCGCCGGATCACGGACACCGCCACCGCGGACGTGCCCCGGCAGGCGCTCATGCGGCTGCGCCAGACCTACCGCGCCGGGGACACGGACCTGTCCTGGACCCGGCTCACCGGCTGGCGCATCCAGCTGGCCGCGATCCTCGACACCCTCGACCCCGCCGAGGTCCGCTCGGTCACGGTGGACGGCGCCGAGGACTCCCCGTCCACGCTGCTGCTCGCGGCCTGGCTCACCCGCTGCCTCGCCGTGCCCGTGACGATGGCGCACGCCGACGCCGGCCGGGGCATGCGCTCCGTGCGGCTGCGCCGGGACGCCGGGGACATCGTGCTCTCCCGCCCCGTGGGGGACATCGCCTCGCTCTACCAGCAGGGCCGCCCGATCCAGCACATCCCCCTGCCCCGGCGCAGCGACCAGGACTGCCTGGCCGAGGAGCTGCGGCGCCTGGACCCGGACGAGGTGTTCGGCGACGTGGTGACCAACGGCCTGCCCCTGACCGACCTGAAGGCGGTGCTGCCCAGTGACCGGTGA
- the pgl gene encoding 6-phosphogluconolactonase, with protein sequence MTGDHGREPGAGRATTDPGGDRVLVHPDRGALCRAAARALLGVLAAAVAERGTASAVLTGGGTGTGILAAVAELVEAPDAGVAVPDWARVHLWWGDERHLPAGDPERNEVQARAALVGALVSRHGLRAGNVHPVPAAGGEGPDEGPHRAALDYAAELQRAAAADPGPDPRLPVFDVVMLGVGPDAHVASLFPGLPGPLATGATVIGVEDSPKPPPRRVSLTVEAIDTARELWFVVAGADKREAVAAVRGARNAKTTDAGRWPASVVSGRSATTWWLDDAAAG encoded by the coding sequence GTGACCGGTGACCACGGGCGCGAGCCCGGTGCCGGGAGGGCGACCACGGACCCCGGCGGGGACCGGGTCCTCGTCCACCCCGACCGCGGGGCGCTGTGCCGCGCGGCCGCCCGCGCGCTGCTGGGCGTCCTGGCCGCGGCGGTGGCCGAGCGGGGCACCGCCTCCGCCGTGCTGACCGGCGGGGGCACCGGCACCGGGATCCTCGCCGCGGTCGCGGAGCTGGTGGAGGCGCCCGACGCCGGCGTGGCCGTCCCGGACTGGGCCCGGGTCCACCTGTGGTGGGGCGACGAGCGCCACCTGCCGGCCGGGGACCCGGAGCGCAACGAGGTCCAGGCCCGCGCCGCCCTCGTGGGCGCGCTGGTGTCCCGGCACGGCCTGCGGGCGGGGAACGTGCACCCCGTCCCGGCGGCCGGCGGTGAGGGCCCCGACGAGGGCCCCCACCGGGCCGCGCTCGACTACGCCGCGGAGCTGCAGCGGGCCGCCGCCGCGGACCCGGGACCGGACCCGCGGCTGCCCGTGTTCGACGTGGTGATGCTCGGCGTGGGCCCGGACGCCCACGTGGCCAGCCTGTTCCCCGGGCTGCCCGGCCCGCTGGCCACGGGCGCGACGGTCATCGGGGTGGAGGACTCCCCCAAGCCCCCGCCGCGGCGCGTCTCGCTCACGGTCGAGGCGATCGACACCGCCCGCGAGCTCTGGTTCGTGGTGGCGGGGGCGGACAAGCGCGAGGCGGTCGCCGCGGTGCGCGGGGCCCGGAACGCGAAGACCACCGACGCGGGCCGCTGGCCCGCCTCGGTGGTCTCCGGCCGGTCCGCCACCACGTGGTGGCTGGACGACGCGGCGGCCGGCTGA
- the secG gene encoding preprotein translocase subunit SecG, whose protein sequence is MDVLTLILQIALALISVLLVLLILLHKGRGGGMSDMFGGGVTSSLGASGVAEKNLNRLTVTLGVIWGSIVVALGLIMRFSQDF, encoded by the coding sequence GTGGACGTCCTGACCCTCATCCTGCAGATCGCCCTGGCGCTGATCAGCGTCCTGCTGGTCCTGCTGATCCTGCTGCACAAGGGCCGCGGCGGGGGCATGTCGGACATGTTCGGCGGCGGCGTGACCTCCTCGCTCGGCGCCTCGGGCGTCGCGGAGAAGAACCTCAACCGGCTCACGGTGACGCTGGGCGTCATCTGGGGCTCGATCGTGGTGGCCCTCGGGCTCATCATGCGGTTCTCGCAGGACTTCTGA
- the tpiA gene encoding triose-phosphate isomerase — MTSQTNGVYDRTPLIAGNWKMNLDHLQAVTLVQKLSWTLADADHDFERVEVAVFPPFTDLRSVQTLVAGDRLPLAYGAQDLSAEDEGAYTGDVSGRFLAKLGCRYAIVGHSERRTVHGEDDALLNRKLAAALRHGLTPVFCVGEGLEVRQSGGHVEHTVAQLRAGLAGLSAEAVAGIVIAYEPVWAIGTGEVAGPREAQEMCAALRAEVAARYDEATARAVRLLYGGSVKSSNVASILRERDVDGVLVGGASLDEAEFASIVRFESHLLTD, encoded by the coding sequence GTGACCTCGCAGACCAACGGCGTCTATGACCGCACCCCGCTCATCGCGGGGAACTGGAAGATGAACCTGGACCACCTCCAGGCCGTGACCCTCGTGCAGAAGCTCTCGTGGACCCTGGCGGACGCCGACCACGACTTCGAGCGGGTCGAGGTGGCGGTGTTCCCGCCGTTCACGGACCTGCGCAGCGTCCAGACCCTCGTGGCCGGGGACCGGCTGCCGCTCGCCTACGGCGCGCAGGACCTCTCCGCGGAGGACGAGGGCGCCTACACGGGGGACGTCTCCGGCCGGTTCCTGGCCAAGCTGGGGTGCCGGTACGCGATCGTGGGCCACTCCGAGCGGCGCACCGTGCACGGGGAGGACGACGCCCTGCTGAACCGCAAGCTCGCCGCGGCCCTGCGCCACGGGCTCACGCCGGTGTTCTGCGTCGGCGAGGGCCTCGAGGTCCGGCAGTCCGGCGGGCACGTGGAGCACACCGTGGCCCAGCTGCGCGCTGGGCTGGCGGGACTGTCGGCGGAGGCCGTCGCCGGGATCGTCATCGCCTACGAGCCCGTGTGGGCGATCGGCACCGGGGAGGTGGCCGGGCCCCGGGAGGCGCAGGAGATGTGCGCCGCCCTGCGCGCCGAGGTCGCCGCCCGGTACGACGAGGCGACGGCCCGCGCCGTCCGCCTGCTGTACGGCGGCTCGGTGAAGTCCTCCAACGTCGCCTCGATCCTGCGCGAGCGGGACGTGGACGGCGTGCTCGTCGGCGGCGCCAGCCTCGACGAGGCCGAGTTTGCTAGCATTGTCAGGTTCGAGAGCCACCTGCTCACCGACTGA